From the Sebastes umbrosus isolate fSebUmb1 chromosome 2, fSebUmb1.pri, whole genome shotgun sequence genome, one window contains:
- the LOC119503929 gene encoding C-type lectin domain family 6 member A-like, whose amino-acid sequence MTGVEDVQLDLRQEDESADYKSALSSVIIFTDEEESDRRQMQNSWLKRLRSNWQAVLIVILVVLFCSVTAVHIVQMYELQRLKAESQLMEKTTTLLQIQNNHRLSILSSDKMDFVWKFCNETTLQCARCEPGWVLYDSRCFFLSPETDTWERARSKCIAMGGDLAVVFNAEDQEFLTNLTFDFHQQHPNGSYLAAWIGLQDIVQEGNYQWVDGRSIDKDVFYWMPQEPNNVIPAWDKVQEGQDCIAIVAPTHRGQTHWLYTWDDIVCVGSRYSICETMAFT is encoded by the exons ATGACTGGTGTTGAGGATGTTCAACTGGACCTGAG acAAGAAGATGAAAGTGCTGATTACAAATCAGCACTTTCATCAGTAATAATTTTCACGGATGAAGAGGAATCAGACAGAAGacagatgcaaaacagctggcTGAAGAGACTGCGATCTAACTGGCAAGCTGTTTTGATTGTGATTTTGGTGGTGCTTTTTTGTAGTGTGACCGCTGTCCACATTGTTCAGATGTATGAACTGCAAAGACTGAAAGCGGAATCACAGCTTATGGAAAAGACCACCACGCTGCTGCAAATTCAAAACAATCACCGGCTTTCAATCCTGTCCTCCGACAAAATGGACTTCGTCTGGAAATTCTGCAACGAGACCACACTGCAGTGTGCACGCTGCGAGCCTGGCTGGGTCCTGTACGATTCACGTTGCTTCTTTTTGTCCCCGGAAACAGATACATGGGAAAGAGCTCGCAGCAAGTGTATTGCAATGGGTGGTGACCTGGCTGTTGTTTTCAATGCCGAAGACCAGGAATTCCTTACCAACTTGACTTTTGACTTCCACCAGCAGCACCCTAATGGAAGCTACCTTGCAGCGTGGATCGGGTTGCAGGACATTGTGCAGGAGGGCAACTACCAGTGGGTTGATGGCCGAAGCATCGACAAAGATGTCTTTTACTGGATGCCCCAGGAGCCAAACAACGTCATTCCCGCCTGGGACAAAGTCCAGGAAGGACAGGACTGTATTGCCATTGTCGCGCCGACGCACAGAGGACAGACACATTGGTTATACACCTGGGATGACATTGTTTGTGTTGGCAGCAGGTACTCCATTTGTGAGACCATGGCTTTCACTTAG